A window of the Mucilaginibacter sp. cycad4 genome harbors these coding sequences:
- a CDS encoding protein tyrosine phosphatase, whose translation MKTNPSMPNLLFICSKNQWRSPTADALFRNHPVHKASSAGTSDKARVRVNQKMIDRADVIFVMEQKHKEILKQRFSINGKTLIVLDIEDNYQFNDPELIAILRNELNEYL comes from the coding sequence ATGAAAACTAATCCCTCAATGCCAAACCTTCTTTTCATCTGCAGTAAAAACCAGTGGCGCAGCCCTACAGCCGATGCTTTATTCAGGAACCATCCTGTGCATAAAGCTTCTTCGGCAGGTACAAGTGATAAAGCGCGGGTTAGGGTAAATCAAAAAATGATTGACCGTGCCGATGTGATCTTTGTAATGGAGCAAAAGCATAAAGAAATACTGAAACAACGCTTCAGCATAAATGGCAAAACACTTATTGTGCTTGATATTGAAGATAATTATCAGTTCAATGATCCCGAACTGATAGCTATTTTAAGAAATGAGTTGAACGAATATCTTTAA
- a CDS encoding AAA family ATPase, giving the protein MAEINDIQIKNFKSIKSLKISDCRRINLFIGRPNVGKSNIIEALSLFTTPFLRVSGAKSFTNLVRYESEPEIFYRGNTGDPAIVDTGRNVAQVFYDRESGLEISLDAPTYSIRLKIDDNSNVKPSKLSNIAPASIRRYIFNPNTTYHKGTARTLIPPYGYNLLNVIEQNEDLRTEISGWFEEYGLSLVFDRASEQLKILQNNKRSKDIFLIPYNSVADTLQRMIFFKTAIASSTNSVLLFEEPEAHSFPPYIAKITQEMIYNQSNQYFIATHSPFILNDFLENAIEDLSVYLVDYERHETKVVRLTDKQLHEIYQNGVDLFTNSESYYI; this is encoded by the coding sequence ATGGCGGAAATAAACGATATACAGATTAAGAATTTCAAGTCGATCAAGTCTCTTAAGATTAGTGACTGTAGACGCATTAATCTTTTTATAGGCCGCCCTAATGTTGGTAAGTCTAATATCATTGAAGCGCTTTCACTTTTCACTACACCATTTCTTCGCGTTTCAGGTGCAAAATCCTTCACCAACCTGGTTCGTTACGAATCAGAGCCTGAAATATTTTATCGTGGCAATACCGGAGATCCGGCTATTGTGGATACAGGACGCAATGTTGCACAGGTTTTTTATGATCGTGAATCTGGTTTAGAAATTTCATTAGATGCACCGACTTATTCAATAAGGCTCAAGATTGACGACAATTCCAATGTTAAACCCTCTAAGTTAAGTAACATCGCGCCTGCGAGTATCAGGCGTTATATTTTCAACCCAAATACAACTTATCATAAAGGTACAGCCAGAACATTAATTCCCCCCTACGGTTACAACCTATTGAATGTTATTGAACAGAATGAAGATCTGCGTACCGAAATCTCCGGTTGGTTTGAGGAATATGGGCTATCTTTAGTATTTGACCGCGCGAGCGAGCAGTTAAAAATTTTACAAAATAATAAACGGAGTAAGGATATCTTCCTGATACCATATAATTCAGTGGCTGATACCCTTCAGCGAATGATATTTTTCAAAACGGCTATTGCAAGCAGCACAAATTCAGTATTGCTTTTTGAGGAACCAGAGGCTCATTCATTTCCACCTTATATAGCGAAGATTACGCAGGAAATGATTTACAATCAGAGTAATCAATATTTTATTGCTACTCATAGTCCGTTCATCCTTAATGATTTTCTTGAGAATGCCATAGAAGATCTTTCTGTTTATCTGGTTGATTATGAGCGTCACGAAACTAAAGTCGTGAGGCTGACAGATAAACAACTCCACGAAATTTATCAAAATGGGGTCGACCTCTTTACCAACAGCGAAAGTTATTATATCTAA
- a CDS encoding acyl-CoA dehydrogenase gives MHPSQNLKPEWVDIIRGAAPEAEQAGKLQPRQLALIYEQGWFKFLVPQVYSGLQLALPQMVRLEESLAWANGSLGWVVTLCSGAGWFGGFLDAGLASEIMTNPQLCLAGSGASTGTATINGDGYIINGTWKYASGAHHATHITANCIIKKGEQTVLNDEGEPLMLPFIFDKKDVRVFPAWKYVGMMATGSDAYEVKDLYVDKNRCFKIDPQYTVVNEPLYRYPFLQLAEATLAANLSGLAVHFLDLCGPAFDERMKNPRLTGPQKVYIKQLLADHTILLNETRAAFYNAVDNSWNNFESADNNGLQEVSLMSRKLAKVSREAVDKLYTYCGLSAANPDTEINQVWRDIHTAGQHSLLTFESID, from the coding sequence ATGCATCCATCACAAAACTTAAAACCCGAATGGGTTGATATCATCCGGGGCGCGGCTCCTGAAGCCGAACAGGCAGGCAAGCTGCAACCCCGTCAGCTGGCACTTATTTATGAGCAGGGCTGGTTTAAATTTTTAGTGCCGCAGGTTTATTCCGGCTTGCAATTGGCCCTGCCGCAGATGGTTCGGTTGGAAGAAAGCCTGGCCTGGGCCAATGGCAGTCTCGGTTGGGTAGTAACCTTGTGCAGCGGCGCAGGCTGGTTTGGCGGTTTCCTTGATGCTGGATTGGCATCGGAAATCATGACCAATCCGCAATTGTGCCTGGCCGGCAGCGGGGCATCAACCGGGACAGCTACGATCAATGGCGATGGCTATATTATCAATGGCACCTGGAAATATGCCAGCGGTGCGCACCACGCAACACATATCACCGCAAACTGTATCATTAAAAAGGGAGAGCAAACTGTTTTGAATGACGAAGGCGAGCCGCTGATGCTACCCTTTATTTTTGATAAGAAAGATGTGCGCGTTTTCCCGGCATGGAAATATGTAGGCATGATGGCCACGGGGAGCGATGCCTATGAGGTAAAAGACCTGTATGTTGATAAAAACCGATGTTTTAAGATTGATCCGCAGTATACGGTTGTAAACGAACCGTTGTACCGCTATCCGTTTTTGCAGTTAGCCGAAGCAACATTAGCAGCTAACCTTTCGGGCCTGGCGGTTCATTTTCTTGACCTTTGCGGACCTGCCTTTGATGAACGGATGAAAAACCCACGCTTAACCGGGCCTCAAAAAGTATACATCAAACAATTACTGGCCGATCATACTATTTTACTTAACGAAACGCGAGCAGCATTTTATAATGCTGTTGATAACTCATGGAATAACTTTGAATCGGCAGATAATAATGGCTTGCAGGAAGTAAGTTTGATGAGCCGTAAGCTGGCCAAAGTTTCGCGGGAGGCTGTCGATAAACTTTATACTTATTGTGGATTATCGGCTGCGAATCCTGATACGGAAATTAACCAGGTTTGGCGGGACATCCACACAGCAGGGCAGCATTCGCTGTTAACCTTTGAATCGATTGATTAA
- a CDS encoding FAD-dependent oxidoreductase: protein MIKKLLVVLFVFNCTLSFAQTIKTDILVIGGGASGTAAAIQGARSKLKTMLVEQGPWLGGSMTSGGMCVIDGNRNLPTGIWGEFRRRARDFYSKTPGYDTAYNAVLRFEPYTGAAILKKITDTVKNLTVKLNAPFTGIKKDGTGWDVSITLDGKTTTVKAKVVIDATETGDVAAKAGETYVYGFESKKQTNEALAPDNESAQLQDLTWIAILKDFGFSADKTIPRPEGYDAAAYTCLKGKNIKQMLTDGRLPNDKYMIKWAECGNQFLVTADNLKPENREAFYTKARLHTLGLIYYLQTELGYKNLGLDDGFTTPDHLPYIPYLREAGRATKGLVRMMLDDVYKPYNRESKLYRTAIAVGDASPGQHYTDANPPKVNYPPFPAYSVPLGAIVLKDLDNLLVTEKAMSVTHLINASTMYPSVQMAIGQGAGATAAFCAFFKTTTQNLNVRIIQGELLDFKAWIMPFADVKPTDPYFRAIQQIGASGLLKGVQKAEGNTARLLFQPDSLVATAEIKPTLEETYTRGFLWFNKEKPGPVFTIGNLLSFISETTLTDPHTLEIAMQKAWKDQYKFASPFDMKRPVTRREFAILANRFFNPFARSVDIAGRMVN, encoded by the coding sequence ATGATAAAAAAGTTACTGGTCGTACTTTTTGTTTTTAACTGTACGCTCTCCTTCGCACAAACCATTAAAACCGACATATTAGTCATAGGCGGAGGCGCAAGCGGAACAGCGGCGGCCATACAGGGTGCGCGAAGCAAGCTAAAAACCATGCTGGTTGAACAAGGCCCCTGGCTGGGCGGCAGCATGACATCGGGCGGGATGTGCGTTATTGACGGTAACCGCAATTTACCAACAGGCATCTGGGGCGAATTCAGGCGCAGGGCGCGGGATTTCTACAGCAAAACCCCGGGCTATGATACTGCCTACAACGCGGTATTAAGATTTGAACCCTATACAGGGGCGGCCATTCTCAAAAAAATAACCGATACGGTGAAAAATCTAACCGTAAAATTAAACGCCCCATTTACAGGCATTAAAAAAGACGGCACCGGCTGGGATGTAAGTATCACCCTCGACGGAAAAACAACCACGGTAAAAGCCAAAGTAGTAATTGACGCTACCGAAACCGGAGATGTAGCTGCCAAAGCAGGTGAAACCTATGTTTATGGCTTTGAGAGTAAAAAGCAAACTAACGAGGCCCTGGCGCCTGATAATGAATCGGCACAATTGCAGGACCTTACCTGGATTGCCATTTTGAAAGATTTTGGGTTTTCGGCCGATAAAACTATTCCCAGGCCCGAAGGGTATGACGCCGCTGCATACACTTGCCTTAAAGGGAAGAACATTAAGCAGATGCTTACCGATGGCAGGCTGCCCAACGATAAATACATGATAAAATGGGCCGAATGCGGAAACCAGTTTCTCGTTACCGCAGATAATTTAAAACCCGAAAACCGGGAGGCTTTTTATACCAAAGCCCGACTGCATACTTTAGGCTTGATATACTATTTGCAAACCGAATTGGGGTACAAAAACCTCGGTTTGGACGATGGCTTTACCACGCCCGACCACCTGCCATACATCCCATACCTGCGCGAGGCCGGTCGCGCGACAAAAGGATTGGTGAGGATGATGCTGGATGATGTGTACAAACCTTACAACCGCGAATCAAAACTTTACCGTACAGCCATTGCTGTTGGCGATGCCTCGCCGGGCCAGCACTATACGGATGCCAATCCTCCGAAAGTTAATTATCCACCTTTCCCTGCCTATAGTGTGCCGCTGGGGGCTATCGTATTGAAAGACCTGGATAATTTACTGGTAACGGAAAAAGCCATGTCGGTAACACACCTGATAAATGCCAGCACCATGTACCCATCAGTACAAATGGCTATTGGGCAGGGTGCCGGGGCAACCGCAGCTTTCTGCGCTTTTTTTAAAACCACAACGCAAAACTTAAATGTGCGAATCATCCAGGGCGAACTGCTGGACTTTAAAGCATGGATCATGCCTTTTGCTGACGTTAAACCAACCGATCCATATTTTAGGGCTATCCAGCAAATAGGTGCTTCCGGATTATTAAAAGGGGTACAAAAAGCAGAGGGGAACACCGCCCGATTGCTGTTCCAGCCCGATTCATTAGTGGCCACTGCCGAAATAAAACCAACCCTGGAAGAAACCTATACCCGCGGGTTTTTATGGTTCAATAAGGAAAAACCCGGCCCGGTGTTCACCATAGGTAACTTGTTGTCGTTTATCAGCGAAACTACGCTAACCGATCCGCATACTTTAGAGATTGCCATGCAAAAAGCCTGGAAAGATCAATATAAATTCGCCTCCCCATTTGATATGAAACGGCCGGTGACCCGCCGGGAGTTTGCCATACTGGCCAACAGGTTTTTTAACCCTTTTGCGCGTTCGGTGGATATTGCGGGGAGGATGGTGAATTAG
- a CDS encoding FKBP-type peptidyl-prolyl cis-trans isomerase gives MKKYLLLLSAVIITLMISCDNTAKLNRAKQAKTDDSLIRVYLKANPQIKVQKHPSGIYYQVLSEGKGRNPNENSLVTVNYTAALLNDMVVDKASGFSSSLDRLIKGWQIGIPLVKEGGTILLIVPSGLAYGANGVGRIPENSVMVFTVDLTEFN, from the coding sequence ATGAAAAAATATCTTTTGTTGCTAAGCGCGGTTATTATTACACTGATGATATCATGTGATAATACAGCGAAGTTAAACCGGGCTAAACAAGCTAAAACAGATGATTCACTGATCCGGGTTTACCTGAAGGCCAACCCGCAGATCAAAGTGCAGAAACATCCTTCCGGTATTTATTACCAGGTTTTATCTGAAGGTAAGGGGAGAAATCCTAACGAAAATTCGTTGGTCACTGTAAATTATACCGCAGCGTTGTTAAATGATATGGTAGTTGATAAAGCGAGCGGTTTTTCAAGCTCGTTAGACCGTTTGATTAAAGGCTGGCAAATAGGCATCCCATTGGTAAAAGAAGGCGGCACCATATTGCTCATTGTACCATCGGGCCTTGCCTATGGTGCAAATGGCGTAGGCCGGATCCCCGAAAATTCGGTAATGGTATTCACCGTCGATTTAACAGAATTTAACTAA
- a CDS encoding YfiT family bacillithiol transferase, whose amino-acid sequence MMTDEQMKYPIGKFAPPASYTAEDMRGWIEDIATLPGKLRHAIAGLNYQELDTPYRTGGWTLRQVIHHLADSHMNSITRFKLALTENNPTIKPYEEADWALLPDYRLPVEPSLKMLEGIHQHFVALFESFTENEWARTFVHPASGETVSLKKGLALYAWHSNHHLAHVTETVKRFVKV is encoded by the coding sequence ATGATGACAGACGAACAAATGAAATACCCTATCGGGAAGTTTGCGCCCCCGGCTTCGTACACTGCCGAAGATATGCGCGGCTGGATTGAAGATATTGCTACCCTGCCGGGGAAGTTGCGTCATGCAATTGCCGGCCTTAATTACCAGGAACTGGATACCCCATACCGTACAGGCGGCTGGACACTGCGCCAGGTGATCCATCATTTGGCCGATAGCCACATGAATTCCATTACCCGCTTTAAGCTTGCCCTTACCGAAAATAACCCAACCATAAAGCCATATGAGGAGGCCGACTGGGCGCTGCTGCCCGATTACCGCCTGCCGGTTGAGCCATCATTAAAAATGCTGGAAGGCATCCATCAGCATTTTGTGGCCCTGTTTGAAAGTTTCACCGAAAACGAATGGGCGCGTACTTTTGTACACCCGGCATCAGGCGAAACCGTATCGCTAAAAAAAGGACTGGCCCTGTATGCGTGGCACAGCAATCACCATTTGGCGCATGTGACCGAAACGGTGAAAAGGTTTGTTAAAGTTTAG
- the pnuC gene encoding nicotinamide riboside transporter PnuC encodes MDIQHLIQLFIEQIKETTWLQWLAVALGVTEVLLARVNNIWLYPAGILGTAISIYLLMDVHLYAESVLNGYYIVMSVYGWIYWVKKRNEPPVKITYSTKNEWVISLAISIAGWVVFYYTIKNLPAKYFTPSNVPGWDALVSSTAWAGMWLLARRKMENWIFLNISNFFAVPLLFYKKLPMFGMLTIFLFIVAIWGYFEWKRQVEAERLVVGD; translated from the coding sequence TTGGATATACAACACTTAATACAGTTGTTCATTGAACAAATAAAGGAAACTACCTGGCTGCAATGGCTTGCCGTTGCGCTGGGCGTTACTGAAGTATTACTGGCCCGTGTAAATAACATATGGCTGTACCCGGCAGGTATCCTGGGTACGGCCATATCCATATACCTGCTAATGGATGTGCACCTGTATGCCGAATCGGTATTGAACGGATATTATATAGTTATGAGCGTTTACGGCTGGATCTATTGGGTGAAAAAACGCAACGAGCCGCCGGTAAAAATAACCTACTCTACCAAAAACGAATGGGTAATAAGTTTAGCCATAAGCATTGCAGGCTGGGTGGTTTTTTACTACACGATCAAAAACCTGCCTGCTAAATATTTTACACCATCAAACGTGCCCGGATGGGATGCTTTGGTATCTTCAACGGCATGGGCGGGCATGTGGCTGCTGGCCCGCCGCAAAATGGAGAACTGGATCTTTTTGAATATCTCTAACTTTTTTGCCGTACCGCTGCTGTTTTACAAAAAGCTGCCCATGTTTGGGATGCTTACTATTTTCCTGTTCATTGTGGCTATATGGGGATACTTTGAGTGGAAAAGACAGGTGGAGGCCGAGCGGTTGGTGGTTGGAGATTAG
- the aspS gene encoding aspartate--tRNA ligase, whose product MLRTHTCGELNISHLGQTVTLCGWVQKSRDLGGTTFIDVRDRYGLTQLIFNTDSDASLREKSRGLGREFVIKVTGDVIERTSKNTRIPTGEIEIVVADIEVLNAAKLPPFLIEDETDGGEELRAKYRYLDLRRNPIRNNLVLRHKMAQEVRKYLDKLDFIEVETPVLIKSTPEGARDFVVPSRMNAGEFYALPQSPQTFKQLLMVSGFDRYFQIVKCFRDEDLRADRQPEFTQIDCELSFVSQEDILNIFEGLTRHLFKTVKGIDLVELPRMLYSDAMRLYGSDKPDLRFGMEFVELNDIVKGKGFSIFDNAELVVGINAKGCASYTRKQVDELTEWLKRPQIGVTGMIYCRYNEDGTLKSSVDKFYSEDELTNWAAAFNAEKGDLMLILAGGADKVRKQLNELRLEMGNRLGLRDKNTFAPLWVVDFPLLEWDEESGRYHAMHHPFTSPKPEDIAMLDTEPGAVRANAYDLVINGTEIGGGSIRIHDRGLQSLMFKHLGFSPEEAQKQFGFLMDAFEYGAPPHGGIAFGFDRLASIFAGLDSIRDVIAFPKNNSGRDVMIDSPSTIAEAQMTELKIKTTV is encoded by the coding sequence ATGCTTAGAACTCATACCTGCGGCGAATTAAATATCAGCCATTTAGGCCAAACCGTTACTTTATGCGGTTGGGTACAAAAATCGCGCGATTTGGGCGGTACCACTTTTATCGACGTGCGCGACCGTTATGGTTTAACCCAATTGATATTTAACACAGATAGCGACGCCTCCCTGCGCGAAAAAAGCCGCGGGCTTGGTCGTGAGTTTGTGATCAAAGTTACCGGTGATGTAATTGAGCGCACAAGCAAAAACACCAGGATCCCTACCGGCGAAATTGAAATTGTTGTTGCTGATATCGAGGTGCTTAATGCGGCAAAGTTACCGCCGTTTCTGATTGAGGATGAAACAGATGGCGGCGAGGAACTTCGCGCCAAATACCGTTACCTCGATCTTCGTCGTAACCCAATCCGCAATAACCTGGTGCTTCGCCACAAAATGGCGCAGGAAGTGCGTAAATATTTAGATAAACTTGACTTTATCGAGGTAGAAACCCCGGTACTGATCAAATCGACCCCTGAAGGCGCACGCGACTTTGTGGTGCCAAGCCGCATGAATGCCGGCGAGTTTTACGCCCTGCCGCAATCGCCCCAAACCTTTAAGCAATTGCTGATGGTGAGCGGCTTTGACCGTTATTTCCAGATCGTGAAATGTTTCAGGGACGAGGACTTACGTGCCGATCGCCAGCCTGAATTTACCCAGATTGACTGTGAGCTTTCGTTTGTAAGCCAGGAAGATATCCTGAATATTTTTGAAGGCCTCACCCGCCATCTGTTTAAAACGGTAAAAGGCATTGATTTAGTTGAACTGCCGCGCATGCTGTATTCAGATGCGATGCGTTTATACGGATCTGACAAACCCGACCTGCGTTTTGGGATGGAGTTTGTTGAATTGAATGATATTGTTAAAGGCAAAGGATTTAGCATTTTTGACAATGCCGAACTGGTTGTTGGTATCAATGCCAAAGGCTGCGCAAGCTATACCCGTAAACAGGTTGATGAACTGACCGAATGGTTAAAACGCCCGCAAATTGGCGTAACCGGCATGATCTATTGCCGCTACAACGAGGACGGCACCCTGAAATCATCTGTTGATAAATTTTACAGCGAAGACGAATTAACCAACTGGGCCGCTGCTTTCAATGCCGAAAAAGGCGATTTGATGCTGATCCTGGCCGGTGGTGCTGATAAAGTACGCAAACAACTGAACGAGCTGCGTTTAGAAATGGGCAACCGCTTAGGCCTGCGCGATAAAAATACTTTTGCTCCGCTTTGGGTGGTTGATTTCCCGCTGCTGGAGTGGGACGAAGAGAGTGGACGCTACCATGCTATGCACCATCCGTTCACTTCGCCAAAACCCGAGGATATTGCCATGTTGGACACCGAACCGGGTGCCGTACGCGCTAATGCATATGACCTGGTGATCAACGGTACCGAAATTGGCGGCGGCTCTATCAGGATCCATGACCGTGGCCTGCAATCGCTGATGTTCAAGCACCTTGGTTTCTCGCCGGAGGAAGCCCAAAAACAGTTTGGCTTTTTGATGGATGCTTTTGAATATGGAGCACCTCCGCATGGTGGTATCGCATTTGGTTTCGACCGTTTGGCATCGATCTTTGCCGGCTTGGATTCTATCCGCGATGTGATCGCCTTCCCTAAAAACAACTCGGGCCGCGATGTGATGATCGATTCGCCATCAACCATTGCCGAAGCACAAATGACCGAACTAAAAATAAAAACAACGGTTTAA
- a CDS encoding TonB-dependent receptor yields MKNLFVAIMALLLPVMASAQLSISGKVSNQSGEALPGATISILNLQQSTVTDAAGKYSFNNLKKGNYTLKISYVGYKQVTVTTAISVDKILDFTLGPGTLTADEVTVTATRAGKNSPTAFTNLSKKDLEKNNFGQDLPYLLNQTPSVVINSDAGTGIGYTGIRIRGSDASRINVTVNGIPLNDAESQGSYFVDLPDFASSINTLQIQRGVGTSTNGAGAFGGSINVQTATRRDTAYAQLDNSAGSYGSLKNTVSVGTGLLGGRFSIDGRLSRIRSDGYIARASSRLKSFFVSGAYYGDNSTLRLNVFSGHERTYQAWNGVADYVIGDDTRPDNRTYNELGDMGNGAFYKDQVDDYLQNHYQLLYDKKFSDKLSFSGALHYTHGEGYYEEYRKGDAVSNYGLSPVIYGTDTISTTNLVRRLWLNNDFYGVTYALKYQPTTKLNLNLGGAYNEYKGAHYGNIISSEESIGVGPNYEYYRDNAKKKDFNIFGRAEWHVDQFLLYADMQYRHINYSFYGIDKNLNNAQQTAQLNFFNPKAGVTYQFNEHSNVYASFAVGNHEPNRDDYVDSPPQNRPKSENLKDFEAGYRFSSSVFSGELNGFYMLYKNQLVLTGSLNDVGSPVRTNVKDSYRAGLELSGKVKITNQLNWSVTATLSTNKIKNYQQFFSNYDNGTLVEETFAKTDIAYSPSLTGSSVVSYSPVKGGEIAFISKYVGKQYLDNTMNRNPEGFGIAPDNAANPYAANRQLNSFFVNDVRLRYTFSIRSVKNIGVGLQVNNIFSEKYENNGATYPDIEGGHLVNYNYFFPQAPRNFMASLSLGF; encoded by the coding sequence TTGAAAAATTTATTCGTGGCTATTATGGCCCTGCTGCTGCCTGTCATGGCATCGGCCCAGCTTTCCATTTCAGGAAAAGTGAGCAATCAATCCGGCGAAGCATTGCCTGGCGCAACTATTTCTATTTTAAACCTGCAACAAAGTACAGTTACCGATGCTGCCGGCAAGTATAGCTTTAACAACCTTAAAAAAGGCAATTACACGCTAAAAATCAGCTATGTAGGTTATAAGCAGGTAACGGTAACTACAGCTATCAGCGTTGATAAAATCCTTGATTTTACATTAGGCCCAGGTACTTTAACCGCCGATGAAGTTACGGTAACTGCCACCCGTGCTGGCAAAAACTCGCCTACGGCGTTTACCAACCTCAGCAAAAAGGATCTCGAAAAAAACAATTTCGGCCAGGATTTGCCTTACCTGCTTAACCAAACACCATCGGTAGTGATCAACTCTGATGCCGGCACAGGTATTGGCTATACCGGTATCCGCATTCGTGGGTCGGATGCATCGCGCATTAACGTAACCGTTAACGGCATCCCCCTAAATGACGCTGAAAGCCAGGGATCCTACTTTGTCGATCTGCCCGATTTTGCATCATCTATCAATACCCTGCAAATCCAGCGTGGTGTAGGTACCTCAACCAATGGTGCAGGCGCCTTTGGCGGTAGTATCAACGTACAAACCGCTACCCGCAGGGATACCGCTTATGCCCAGCTTGATAATTCGGCAGGTTCATATGGTTCATTAAAAAATACCGTAAGCGTAGGGACTGGTCTGCTTGGCGGCAGGTTCAGTATCGATGGCCGGTTGTCGCGGATCCGGTCTGATGGGTATATCGCCCGTGCATCGTCCCGTCTGAAATCATTTTTTGTAAGTGGTGCCTATTATGGTGATAACAGCACCTTACGGCTTAATGTATTTTCGGGCCATGAGCGTACTTACCAGGCCTGGAACGGTGTGGCAGATTATGTAATAGGCGATGATACCCGTCCGGATAACCGTACGTATAACGAACTTGGTGATATGGGCAATGGGGCATTCTACAAAGACCAGGTTGACGATTACCTGCAAAACCATTATCAATTATTGTATGATAAAAAGTTTTCGGATAAACTGTCGTTCAGCGGGGCCCTGCATTATACTCATGGCGAAGGTTATTACGAAGAGTACAGGAAAGGGGATGCGGTAAGTAATTATGGTTTATCACCTGTTATTTATGGTACCGATACTATTTCAACCACTAATCTTGTTCGCCGCCTGTGGCTTAATAATGATTTTTACGGGGTAACCTATGCATTAAAATATCAGCCCACTACAAAATTGAACCTGAACCTCGGCGGCGCTTACAATGAATATAAAGGCGCACATTATGGCAATATCATTTCCAGCGAAGAAAGCATTGGTGTTGGCCCCAATTATGAGTATTACCGCGATAACGCCAAAAAGAAAGATTTCAACATTTTTGGCCGTGCCGAGTGGCACGTAGATCAGTTTTTATTGTACGCCGATATGCAATACCGCCATATAAACTATTCGTTCTACGGCATCGATAAAAACCTGAATAATGCGCAGCAAACAGCGCAGTTAAATTTCTTTAACCCTAAAGCCGGCGTTACTTACCAGTTTAATGAACACAGCAATGTATATGCCTCTTTCGCGGTAGGTAACCATGAGCCTAACCGCGATGACTATGTCGACTCGCCTCCGCAAAACCGTCCTAAATCCGAAAACCTGAAAGATTTTGAGGCCGGTTATCGTTTCAGTTCATCTGTTTTCAGCGGAGAGCTGAATGGTTTCTATATGTTGTATAAAAATCAATTGGTATTAACCGGTTCGCTGAATGATGTAGGCAGCCCGGTGCGCACCAACGTAAAGGACAGCTACCGCGCAGGTTTGGAGCTTAGCGGAAAAGTAAAAATTACCAATCAACTAAACTGGAGCGTTACGGCAACCCTTAGCACCAATAAGATCAAAAACTATCAGCAGTTCTTCTCCAACTACGACAACGGTACGCTGGTTGAGGAAACATTTGCCAAAACTGATATCGCCTATTCGCCGTCACTTACAGGTTCAAGCGTGGTTAGTTACAGCCCTGTTAAAGGCGGAGAAATTGCTTTCATCAGCAAGTATGTAGGTAAGCAATACCTGGATAATACCATGAACCGCAACCCCGAAGGTTTTGGCATAGCACCCGATAATGCCGCTAATCCTTATGCCGCCAACCGCCAATTGAACAGCTTTTTTGTGAATGATGTAAGACTAAGGTATACCTTCAGCATCCGTTCGGTTAAAAACATTGGGGTAGGCCTGCAGGTTAATAATATCTTCAGCGAGAAGTACGAGAACAACGGTGCTACCTATCCGGATATCGAGGGCGGGCACCTGGTAAATTATAACTACTTTTTCCCACAAGCACCGCGAAACTTTATGGCATCGTTGAGCTTGGGATTTTAA